Proteins encoded together in one Arachis duranensis cultivar V14167 unplaced genomic scaffold, aradu.V14167.gnm2.J7QH unplaced_Scaffold_73212, whole genome shotgun sequence window:
- the LOC127744643 gene encoding NADH-ubiquinone oxidoreductase chain 3 produces the protein MSEFAPICISLVISLLVSLIPLGVPFPFASNSWTYPEKLSAYECGFDPFGDARSRFDIRFYLVSILFIIPDPEVTFSFPWAVPPNKIDPFGSWSMMAFLLILTIGSLYEWKRGASDRE, from the coding sequence ATGTCAGAATTTGCACCTATTTGTATCTCTTTAGTGATCAGTCTGCTAGTTTCTTTGATCCCACTCGGTGTTCCTTTTCCCTTTGCTTCCAATAGTTGGACCTATCCAGAAAAATTGTCGGCCTACGAATGTGGTTTCGATCCTTTCGGTGATGCCAGAAGTCGTTTCGATATACGATTttatcttgtttcaattttatttattattcctGATCCGGAAGTCACcttttcctttccttgggcAGTACCTCCCAACAAGATTGATCCGTTTGGATCTTGGTCTATGATGgcctttttattgattttgacgATTGGATCTCTCTATGAATGGAAAAGGGGTGCTTCGGATCGGGAGTAA
- the LOC127744642 gene encoding ribosomal protein S12, mitochondrial: MPTLNQLIRHGREEKRRTDRTRASDQCPQKQGVRPRVSTRTPKKPNSAPRKIAKVRLSNRHDIFAHIPGEGHNSQEHSMVLIRGGRVKDLPGVKSHCIRGVKDLLGIPDRRRGRSKYGAEKPKSI; the protein is encoded by the coding sequence ATGCCTACATTAAATCAATTGATTCGTCATGGTAGAGAAGAAAAACGGCGCACGGACCGTACTAGAGCTTCGGATCAATGTCCCCAGAAGCAAGGAGTACGCCCGCGTGTTTCAACGAGAACACCGAAAAAACCTAATTCAGCTCCACGTAAGATAGCCAAAGTACGATTGAGCAATCGACATGATATATTTGCTCACATTCCGGGCGAAGGTCATAATTCGCAGGAACATTCTATGGTCTTAATAAGAGGAGGTAGAGTGAAAGATTTGCCAGGTGTGAAATCCCATTGTATTCGAGGAGTAAAGGATTTGTTGGGAATTCCGGATCGAAGAAGAGGCAGATCCAAATATGGTGCAGAAAAACCCAAATCGATATGA